The Thermodesulfatator atlanticus DSM 21156 DNA window GAAAAAATTACTCCATCAGGAGGAAGTTTCTTCCTGGCTCATGTTTCTCATCTTCTCGGCCTCCCTCATCTCCTAAACACCCTTAACCTAAAAAAGCGAAACCGCGGCCCCTCTGACCAGCAAATCCTTTTAAGTCTCATCTATACCCTGGCAAACGGTGATGGGGCCATTTCTGATGTGGATAGGCTTGCTGCTGACCACGCTCGCTCTACTCTCCTGGGCCTTAAAAACATCCCTAATTACCGACGCCTCAGTGAATATCTTGCCCGCTTTAACTTGCGTTTTGTCAAAAAATTCTACGATATCTCACATATAA harbors:
- a CDS encoding transposase, translated to MDNISKKILIDFTDEKITPSGGSFFLAHVSHLLGLPHLLNTLNLKKRNRGPSDQQILLSLIYTLANGDGAISDVDRLAADHARSTLLGLKNIPNYRRLSEYLARFNLRFVKKFYDISHI